From the genome of Candidatus Nitrosocosmicus oleophilus, one region includes:
- a CDS encoding ABC transporter substrate-binding protein, whose product MLAFLTALFALILFTSNNYAFSQLNQTGGYADQVKFIRYSNENVAYQEVSNGHLDSYFFQIPLQLVESAKKNPNLEVFEKEGLSYGLLLNPYDGNQTFNPLSIKEIRFALNFLIDRSFIVNNILKGFSDPIVEPYGPTSPEYHNVLPVVDPLKIRYDVNFATKSINDSMTKAGAVMDQTGKYVIDGKPVIVKILIRNDDLIRKSFGDFVASEIEKAGFTVVKEYGDLTKANRVVYGSNPADLEWNVYTESYISSSFSRYNPTTVSQMYAPWFGNMPGSQNPGFWQYSNSTIDDITQDLVFNNFTSETERNNLLQQAESVGLQEAVRLFFARSFDPYIASSKISGLINDYSAGIANKLSLINAIKHDVDNSTLNIGMKEVYQGAWNNVKGCTDFYCRIIYSLVTDTPTISNPYSGDPEPSRNKWTNLFSKSPNDTIVVPSDAVIWNPYNQSWDKNQNQSTSALTKVTMEPLFSKWHNGKFMDKYDLLYTYYFPFEWSTDTKNNDKTFDAEYSSLILPSLSLIKGVKFYDNSTFDTYVDLWHYDKNLVPSYGTLWPSEPWEITAATERLVAGNKLSYSKSDANIKHIDQLSLNLPVQAEMIKQELIDMFNEKYIPNPLKGLVSLEYALERYKSSIDWITTHHNAVIGNGPYYLETFNPTGGVITLQAFRDSTYPFKTGIYSEYENPPEIQIVSLNIPKFLKIGEPFDFDVQVDVKNQSNGTNNLKGSIDYFVFDRNNKIVIEGSSLIDSPFINQSNSRGQPQTQMDEPGTAAISLNASQTQELIPGPAKIKLIITSAESPKPLIQEKTLIARP is encoded by the coding sequence GTGCTGGCTTTTTTGACAGCACTTTTCGCTCTAATTCTTTTCACTTCCAATAATTATGCCTTTTCTCAATTGAATCAGACAGGCGGATATGCTGACCAGGTTAAATTCATAAGATATTCTAACGAAAATGTCGCATACCAGGAAGTGAGCAATGGTCATCTTGACAGCTACTTTTTTCAAATTCCTTTGCAACTTGTTGAATCAGCTAAAAAAAACCCAAACTTAGAAGTTTTTGAGAAAGAAGGGCTTTCTTATGGGCTGTTATTAAATCCATATGACGGAAACCAAACATTCAATCCTTTGTCGATCAAAGAAATTCGTTTTGCATTGAATTTTTTAATAGACAGGAGCTTTATTGTAAATAATATTTTAAAGGGGTTCAGTGATCCTATTGTAGAGCCGTATGGGCCCACTTCACCAGAATATCATAATGTGTTACCTGTGGTTGATCCCCTGAAAATCCGGTATGATGTAAATTTTGCTACTAAAAGTATCAATGATTCCATGACAAAAGCAGGAGCGGTAATGGACCAAACAGGTAAGTATGTCATAGACGGAAAGCCAGTAATAGTTAAGATTTTGATCAGAAATGACGATTTAATAAGAAAATCATTTGGTGATTTTGTTGCCTCTGAAATTGAAAAAGCAGGATTTACAGTCGTTAAAGAATATGGTGACCTGACAAAAGCCAATCGAGTTGTTTACGGATCAAACCCTGCGGATCTAGAATGGAATGTGTACACGGAATCATACATATCCAGTTCGTTCTCAAGGTACAATCCAACAACTGTCAGCCAAATGTATGCCCCTTGGTTTGGAAATATGCCTGGCTCTCAGAATCCAGGCTTTTGGCAATACTCTAATTCGACAATTGATGATATTACACAAGATCTCGTTTTTAACAATTTTACATCTGAAACTGAAAGAAATAACTTGTTGCAGCAAGCGGAGTCTGTGGGTTTGCAAGAAGCAGTGCGTCTCTTTTTTGCGAGATCCTTTGATCCCTACATTGCTTCATCAAAAATTAGTGGCCTAATCAATGATTATTCTGCTGGTATCGCTAATAAATTGTCTTTAATAAACGCTATTAAACACGATGTCGATAATTCTACACTCAATATAGGAATGAAGGAGGTATACCAAGGTGCCTGGAACAATGTTAAGGGATGCACAGACTTTTATTGTAGGATTATTTATTCACTTGTCACTGACACCCCGACGATATCTAACCCATATTCTGGGGACCCTGAACCATCTAGAAACAAATGGACCAATCTATTCTCAAAAAGTCCCAATGATACTATCGTAGTTCCAAGCGATGCTGTTATTTGGAACCCTTACAATCAAAGCTGGGATAAAAATCAGAATCAGAGTACTTCTGCATTAACCAAAGTAACGATGGAGCCATTATTTTCAAAATGGCATAACGGGAAATTTATGGACAAGTACGATCTTCTGTACACTTATTATTTTCCATTCGAATGGTCAACTGATACTAAAAACAACGATAAGACTTTCGATGCCGAATATTCAAGTTTGATTCTTCCTTCCCTATCTTTGATCAAAGGTGTAAAGTTCTATGACAATAGTACTTTTGATACATATGTTGATCTCTGGCATTACGACAAGAATTTAGTTCCCTCTTACGGGACATTGTGGCCATCTGAACCTTGGGAAATTACGGCTGCAACAGAACGATTAGTTGCTGGAAATAAATTATCTTACTCAAAATCTGACGCTAACATTAAACATATAGATCAGTTATCTCTGAATCTTCCTGTGCAAGCTGAAATGATAAAACAAGAGCTGATTGATATGTTTAATGAAAAATATATACCCAATCCTTTGAAAGGATTGGTAAGTTTGGAATATGCACTTGAGCGCTACAAGTCATCTATAGATTGGATTACCACTCACCACAATGCGGTAATTGGAAATGGACCTTATTATTTGGAAACTTTCAATCCTACAGGAGGGGTTATAACCCTACAAGCTTTTAGAGATAGTACCTATCCTTTTAAAACAGGTATATACTCGGAATACGAAAATCCTCCTGAGATACAAATAGTTAGTCTGAATATTCCAAAGTTTCTAAAGATAGGAGAACCTTTTGATTTTGACGTGCAGGTAGATGTTAAAAATCAATCTAATGGTACAAATAATTTAAAGGGAAGCATCGATTATTTTGTCTTTGATCGAAATAATAAGATCGTAATTGAAGGTTCTTCTTTGATAGATAGTCCCTTTATTAATCAATCTAACAGTAGAGGTCAACCTCAAACTCAGATGGATGAACCAGGAACAGCTGCTATCTCCTTGAACGCGAGTCAGACACAGGAACTAATTCCTGGTCCTGCAAAAATAAAACTTATCATTACCTCTGCAGAATCGCCGAAACCATTAATCCAGGAAAAAACCTTGATTGCCAGACCTTGA
- a CDS encoding ABC transporter permease, giving the protein MSIIIYLVKKISILVLVLIITLLVTISLLGSTIDKIMVDNIRIQVTNSLSDSISENQRLNQLQDPQERQSIIEEQINIQTKSLGLDEPWYSPKKISNSLIQIATLNLGNSRFFTTNDGSSSVNELIIEKLPNTILLFTTSSITVIVIGIILGSYLAKREGKISDKLVAGLASASLSVPPWWFSMIMIVLFSYLLQIFPARSTPLISPGTPGYIVDLLYHMALPFITMVIIGFASSVYYTKYIVLRVIEEDYIKTLGIIGLPPRKILLKHALKNAGPQLMTMLGIGLTATLGGSILIEEIFDWPGMGNLFYNAVIQNDSPLIIGLVYFFTLLYLLTRLVLDLTLSFLDPRIRTGEE; this is encoded by the coding sequence ATGAGCATTATCATTTATCTGGTAAAAAAAATTTCAATTTTGGTATTAGTCTTAATTATCACACTATTAGTTACAATATCCCTTTTGGGTTCGACTATTGACAAAATAATGGTTGATAATATCCGAATACAGGTGACTAATTCTCTATCAGACTCCATATCTGAAAATCAAAGACTAAACCAGCTACAAGATCCACAGGAAAGGCAGTCAATCATAGAAGAACAAATTAATATCCAAACAAAAAGTTTGGGGTTAGACGAGCCTTGGTATTCTCCCAAAAAAATTAGTAATAGTCTCATTCAAATTGCTACCTTGAACCTAGGTAATTCTAGATTTTTTACAACCAATGATGGTTCAAGCAGTGTCAATGAGCTAATAATTGAAAAACTGCCAAATACAATTTTATTATTTACCACCTCTTCAATAACTGTCATAGTCATTGGGATAATATTAGGATCTTATTTAGCAAAAAGGGAAGGAAAAATTTCGGATAAATTGGTAGCCGGCCTTGCTTCTGCAAGCCTAAGTGTACCCCCATGGTGGTTTTCAATGATAATGATAGTCTTGTTTTCATATTTGTTGCAAATTTTTCCTGCAAGATCTACACCTTTAATTTCTCCAGGTACTCCAGGTTACATCGTTGATTTATTATACCATATGGCTCTGCCTTTTATTACAATGGTTATCATAGGTTTTGCCTCATCCGTTTATTATACTAAATATATTGTTTTGAGAGTAATTGAAGAGGATTACATAAAAACCTTGGGAATTATTGGTTTGCCTCCTAGAAAAATTTTGCTCAAACACGCATTGAAAAATGCTGGACCCCAATTGATGACAATGTTGGGAATAGGGCTTACAGCAACTTTAGGAGGTTCTATATTGATAGAAGAAATATTTGATTGGCCTGGAATGGGAAATCTGTTTTATAATGCGGTTATTCAAAATGATTCTCCCTTAATTATAGGCCTTGTATACTTCTTTACACTGCTTTATTTATTGACAAGATTGGTACTGGATCTTACACTGTCATTTTTAGATCCCAGGATTAGAACCGGAGAAGAATGA
- a CDS encoding ABC transporter permease — translation MKDRLKNYKGGILGFSLLLFLIGITTYTILYIPAKERAEWNNPFFWINYPKNAAPAWVNYFLIPFQQQLPEHKIYSKNEAVTSSFSEIDFKEDNHTFFYDFVYGQFPSGFSIPFSLEFGEIPPAVEISVKRPDGLEFVIYYNSLDSVPSISNDVGGQLSNASNQQHEVSQRVFSSSKEVTDSLMEYADLFNFTISDLPAEKIIFSETDSNKPMKGIYQFIFTTYSFDSDTILKEINLIIEGKVFGLMGTDEFRRDITFGIMIGTPVALLIGVAVASTATTIGLFYGLIAGYKGGKTGTLMVIMIDLFLSIPTMVLFIVLSLNFGSSLLFLIGLFVLFGWPGLALINRTFSVQIKNYPYVEASKLMGESDFKVVLRHIIPQLVPFTLANFALAVPAAILAEAALSFLGFGDPSFPTWGQMLQDAHFSSAEILGYWWWILAPGLMISITSLAFILIGRSLEHRAKLGKKQ, via the coding sequence ATGAAAGATCGCCTAAAAAACTACAAAGGTGGTATCTTGGGCTTTTCCCTACTCTTGTTCTTGATTGGGATCACTACTTATACCATTTTATATATCCCTGCAAAGGAACGAGCAGAATGGAATAATCCTTTTTTTTGGATTAACTATCCTAAAAATGCTGCACCTGCTTGGGTTAACTATTTCTTAATCCCATTTCAGCAGCAATTACCAGAGCATAAGATATATTCCAAGAACGAAGCTGTAACTTCCTCGTTTTCAGAAATCGACTTTAAAGAGGATAACCATACGTTTTTTTACGATTTTGTTTATGGGCAATTTCCATCTGGGTTTAGCATTCCATTTTCTTTAGAATTTGGTGAAATTCCTCCCGCGGTAGAAATTTCGGTTAAAAGGCCCGATGGATTGGAATTTGTTATATACTACAATTCTTTAGATTCTGTACCTAGCATTAGTAACGATGTTGGGGGTCAATTATCTAATGCTAGCAATCAACAACACGAAGTGTCTCAACGAGTTTTTTCCTCATCAAAAGAAGTGACTGATTCCTTGATGGAATATGCAGATTTATTTAACTTCACGATAAGCGATTTACCAGCGGAAAAAATAATATTTTCTGAAACTGATTCGAATAAACCTATGAAAGGAATATACCAGTTCATATTTACTACTTATTCTTTTGATAGTGATACTATTTTAAAGGAAATCAACCTTATCATAGAAGGCAAAGTGTTTGGATTGATGGGAACAGATGAATTTAGACGAGATATAACCTTTGGAATCATGATTGGAACTCCAGTAGCCCTCCTAATTGGCGTCGCAGTTGCTTCAACCGCTACAACTATTGGTCTTTTCTACGGATTGATTGCTGGATATAAAGGAGGGAAAACAGGAACTCTCATGGTAATAATGATTGATCTTTTTCTTTCGATTCCAACAATGGTATTATTCATAGTATTATCACTTAATTTTGGAAGCAGTTTGTTATTTTTGATTGGACTCTTTGTACTATTTGGCTGGCCCGGATTAGCCTTGATAAATCGAACATTCAGTGTTCAAATTAAGAATTATCCATACGTTGAAGCTTCTAAATTGATGGGTGAATCTGACTTTAAAGTCGTGTTAAGACATATCATACCTCAGTTGGTCCCTTTTACCCTTGCCAATTTTGCCCTCGCGGTGCCAGCAGCAATATTAGCTGAAGCAGCATTAAGTTTTTTGGGATTTGGAGATCCATCTTTTCCCACGTGGGGTCAAATGTTGCAGGATGCTCACTTCTCATCAGCTGAAATTTTAGGATATTGGTGGTGGATTTTGGCTCCTGGACTTATGATCTCCATCACAAGCTTGGCGTTTATTCTGATAGGAAGATCATTGGAGCATAGAGCAAAGTTGGGCAAAAAACAATAA
- a CDS encoding Mov34/MPN/PAD-1 family protein, producing MDFGFLGGKKNKDPDQNRRKKKTIAITQNVINGLISYAKMHHPFEGILILGGERKKTEIFINNLVIPPFSVHGPFYSGFPINELPFDLNYLGTAHSHPSGSSQPSLEDLNHFYGIISIIICHPYEEEDIHAYDSQGREVLFERRN from the coding sequence ATGGATTTTGGGTTTCTTGGTGGGAAAAAAAATAAAGATCCAGACCAAAATAGACGCAAAAAGAAAACTATCGCAATCACCCAGAATGTTATAAACGGGCTAATTTCGTATGCAAAAATGCATCATCCCTTTGAGGGAATACTTATTTTAGGGGGTGAGAGAAAAAAAACAGAGATATTCATAAACAATTTAGTTATCCCTCCTTTCTCGGTACATGGGCCCTTCTATTCCGGGTTTCCAATAAACGAATTACCATTTGACCTAAATTATCTTGGGACAGCTCATTCCCATCCTAGTGGTTCAAGCCAACCTTCCCTTGAAGATCTGAATCATTTTTACGGTATAATCTCTATTATTATATGCCATCCTTACGAGGAGGAAGATATCCATGCATACGATAGCCAAGGAAGGGAGGTGCTATTTGAAAGAAGGAATTAA
- a CDS encoding NOP5/NOP56 family protein gives MTDNVYKFLILELGIAIVDEKNQTQSFKKFLDPVKSHLRIKNRDYEEISESLEFFKVKPELLKTNYPELIEFLKNNTFNAEKIAEVEEKQFQIDKISSYKQMFDSYQQNHSELADDISGDLREFALKWSSIRVREASEQLDLHISQSINALDEIDKILNTVGTRMREWYGLHFPELDNLLQNITTYANIVSKVGKREEITVEFLQTLEIPNNKIEIIQMTANRSKGGKITEENLLILQSLANEVISLAQIRKTLEDHIDITMEIIAPNLKELLTATVGARLIAKAGNLKRLASLSSSTIQILGAEKALFRTLKTGANPPKHGLLFQHPVIHSAPKWQRGKLARAISSKAAIAARVDLYSRNPESNNALASKLNDRITEIQEKYKEPSEIQQRQQQQNFKRSERDSYTRNKGKKYGRDRDRDGDKDFKFKKNKFKKRFHKSNKK, from the coding sequence ATGACTGACAATGTATACAAATTTTTGATTCTTGAATTAGGCATTGCTATTGTAGATGAAAAGAATCAAACTCAATCCTTCAAGAAATTTCTTGATCCTGTAAAATCCCACCTTAGAATCAAGAATAGGGACTATGAAGAAATTTCAGAAAGCTTGGAGTTTTTTAAAGTTAAACCAGAATTATTGAAAACAAATTATCCGGAGTTGATAGAATTCCTAAAAAATAATACATTTAATGCTGAAAAAATTGCTGAAGTAGAGGAAAAGCAATTTCAGATCGATAAGATTAGTTCATACAAACAAATGTTTGATTCATATCAACAGAACCATTCAGAATTAGCGGATGATATATCCGGTGATTTGAGAGAGTTTGCTCTTAAATGGTCTTCCATAAGGGTTCGGGAAGCATCAGAACAATTGGATCTGCATATCAGTCAATCCATAAATGCGTTGGATGAAATCGATAAGATATTAAATACGGTGGGAACTCGTATGAGAGAATGGTATGGCCTGCACTTTCCTGAACTAGATAATCTGCTTCAAAATATTACGACCTACGCAAACATTGTTTCTAAGGTTGGAAAGCGGGAAGAAATAACTGTAGAATTCTTACAAACTTTGGAAATCCCGAACAATAAAATTGAGATTATTCAAATGACAGCGAATAGGAGCAAGGGAGGTAAGATTACAGAAGAAAATTTATTAATATTGCAGAGTCTAGCCAATGAAGTCATTTCATTAGCACAAATTAGGAAGACATTAGAGGATCATATCGACATTACCATGGAAATAATAGCACCAAACTTGAAGGAATTACTAACTGCCACTGTTGGAGCACGATTAATAGCCAAAGCAGGGAACTTAAAAAGGCTTGCGTCTTTGTCATCTAGCACTATCCAGATTCTTGGAGCAGAGAAGGCATTATTTAGAACTTTGAAAACTGGCGCTAATCCCCCAAAACACGGTTTGCTTTTTCAGCATCCGGTTATTCATTCAGCACCAAAGTGGCAAAGGGGAAAATTGGCAAGGGCCATTTCTTCAAAAGCTGCTATTGCTGCAAGAGTAGATCTTTATAGTCGGAATCCAGAATCAAACAATGCATTGGCAAGTAAGTTGAATGATCGGATAACAGAAATTCAAGAAAAGTATAAGGAACCTTCCGAAATTCAACAGAGACAACAACAGCAGAATTTCAAGCGAAGCGAAAGGGATTCATATACTAGAAATAAAGGAAAGAAATACGGGAGAGATAGAGATAGAGATGGAGACAAAGATTTTAAATTCAAGAAGAATAAATTCAAAAAACGATTCCACAAATCAAATAAAAAGTAA
- a CDS encoding fibrillarin-like rRNA/tRNA 2'-O-methyltransferase translates to MNQLSLYKSYDNGSFVILVDQAKEKYLATQNLDTGKSVYGEKIIKIDDLEYRIWEPYRSKLAGALLKNLKENPIKETSSVLYLGASTGTTVSHVSDIVGNKGLIFAVEPSVRVAREFLENVASRRKNIIPILMDARRFLHYYSYYGLVDVVYSDIAQPDQTDIAINNCKCYLKPGGDLIIVIKTRSIDVLTDPKLVTQKEAKKLENNQFQILQIINLEPFDKDHSLIHAKYLV, encoded by the coding sequence ATGAATCAATTATCTTTGTATAAATCATACGATAATGGGTCATTTGTTATTTTGGTAGACCAAGCAAAAGAGAAATATTTGGCAACCCAAAATCTGGACACAGGAAAAAGCGTTTATGGAGAAAAAATAATAAAAATTGATGATCTTGAATATAGAATTTGGGAACCTTATAGAAGTAAGTTGGCCGGAGCCCTACTCAAGAATCTTAAGGAGAATCCAATCAAAGAAACTTCTTCAGTCCTCTATTTGGGAGCCTCAACGGGAACGACCGTAAGTCATGTATCAGATATAGTAGGAAATAAAGGATTGATATTTGCTGTCGAACCATCTGTCCGGGTTGCTAGGGAATTTTTGGAAAATGTGGCTTCAAGAAGAAAAAATATCATTCCTATTTTGATGGACGCAAGAAGATTTTTGCATTATTATTCGTACTATGGATTGGTAGATGTGGTGTACTCAGATATTGCGCAGCCAGATCAGACTGATATTGCAATCAATAATTGCAAATGTTACCTAAAACCCGGGGGCGATTTGATAATAGTCATTAAGACTAGAAGTATCGATGTATTGACAGATCCAAAGTTGGTAACTCAAAAAGAAGCTAAGAAACTGGAGAATAATCAATTCCAGATTTTGCAGATTATTAACTTAGAGCCTTTTGATAAGGATCATTCATTGATTCATGCCAAATATTTGGTTTAG
- the rnhB gene encoding ribonuclease HII, translating to MLGGIDEAGRGSVIGPLVIAGISFDPTGIDSLRDNGITDSKKLTTLKRETLYTKILQTAVSIFVCRISPVTIDNYVNRKKLNVLESRYMTIIADNIRADKIIIDACDVKPDRFKQSILKNLTNKSVKIYCFHKADTDNLIVSAASIMAKVTRDREIRKIEKILCKKIGSGYPSDPSTKLFLRNHLFDNDNKNYIRFSWSPVKKLIDEGAQTKLF from the coding sequence TTGTTGGGCGGAATTGATGAAGCCGGTCGAGGTTCTGTGATTGGCCCCCTAGTAATCGCGGGTATCTCTTTCGACCCAACTGGAATAGATAGTCTTAGAGACAATGGCATTACAGATTCTAAGAAACTTACAACACTAAAGAGGGAAACTTTGTATACCAAGATTTTACAAACTGCTGTTTCTATTTTCGTATGTAGGATTAGTCCTGTAACAATTGACAATTATGTGAACCGCAAAAAATTGAACGTTTTAGAATCAAGATACATGACTATCATCGCAGATAACATTAGAGCAGACAAGATTATTATTGATGCATGTGATGTAAAACCCGATCGGTTCAAACAGTCTATATTAAAAAACTTGACAAACAAGTCAGTCAAGATATACTGCTTTCACAAGGCTGACACAGACAATTTGATTGTCTCTGCAGCATCTATTATGGCAAAGGTAACCAGGGACAGAGAGATAAGGAAAATAGAGAAGATCTTATGTAAAAAAATAGGGTCAGGGTACCCCTCTGATCCATCAACAAAATTATTCCTGAGAAATCATCTTTTTGATAACGATAATAAAAATTATATTAGATTTTCGTGGAGCCCTGTAAAGAAGCTAATAGACGAAGGCGCGCAAACCAAGCTTTTTTAA
- the pyrE gene encoding orotate phosphoribosyltransferase: MNENDKIQLEEDLILFLFDKNAIKIGNFTLSSGRKSRFYLDLRILQSYPLYFRKTISLLKTLIHSQIGLESFDYLCSVPTSGTVFGSALSYELFKPHIYVRKDLKNYGTQKKIEGALEPNSKILFVDDVITTGQSILTAVESLSNNSVVSGVVVLIDRQQGSQNLFDQFTLKIKSAITIHRIIDILNDNARINKNEYDRIKEELVES; encoded by the coding sequence TTGAACGAAAATGATAAAATTCAATTGGAGGAAGATCTCATACTCTTTTTATTCGATAAAAATGCTATCAAGATTGGTAATTTTACGTTATCAAGTGGCAGGAAGAGCCGTTTCTATTTGGATTTGCGAATTCTGCAGAGTTATCCATTGTATTTCAGAAAGACCATATCCCTACTGAAGACTCTTATCCATTCCCAAATTGGACTTGAAAGTTTTGATTATTTATGCTCTGTTCCAACTTCAGGGACCGTTTTTGGCTCAGCTCTTTCCTACGAACTCTTTAAACCTCATATATACGTAAGGAAAGATCTAAAGAACTATGGTACTCAAAAAAAAATAGAAGGAGCATTAGAACCCAATTCAAAAATATTATTTGTGGATGATGTAATTACTACTGGGCAATCAATATTAACGGCTGTAGAATCGTTGTCCAATAATTCGGTCGTAAGTGGAGTTGTTGTACTAATCGACAGACAGCAAGGTTCTCAAAATTTATTTGATCAGTTCACATTAAAGATAAAAAGTGCAATTACAATTCATCGGATTATCGATATTTTGAATGACAACGCTAGGATCAACAAGAACGAATACGATAGAATAAAAGAAGAGTTAGTAGAATCTTAG
- a CDS encoding TATA-box-binding protein: MPQTKPMVSIENVVASATVNQTINLNLITQIFPDVEYHPDQFPGLVFRLKAPKTATLIFSSGKMVCTGAKSEEQAIKAVRSVVQKLRKGGIPVENDPIIEIQNIVASASLGGKIHLELAARILPRSMYEPEQFPGLIHRMLDPKTVILLFASGKLVCTGAKKETEVYRAVTNLHTLLEEKNLMIYES; encoded by the coding sequence ATGCCCCAAACAAAGCCAATGGTAAGTATAGAAAACGTTGTGGCATCTGCAACGGTCAATCAAACTATAAATTTAAACTTGATAACTCAGATATTTCCCGATGTAGAATATCATCCAGACCAATTTCCGGGTTTAGTATTTAGATTAAAAGCTCCCAAAACTGCTACATTAATTTTTAGTTCAGGAAAGATGGTTTGTACCGGGGCAAAATCAGAGGAGCAGGCCATCAAAGCAGTAAGAAGTGTGGTTCAAAAATTGCGGAAAGGTGGAATTCCTGTAGAAAATGATCCGATCATTGAGATTCAGAATATCGTTGCTTCAGCAAGCTTAGGGGGTAAAATCCATCTTGAGTTAGCAGCTAGAATATTGCCAAGAAGTATGTACGAGCCCGAGCAATTTCCAGGATTGATACATAGGATGTTAGATCCAAAAACGGTAATTTTGTTATTTGCCAGTGGCAAACTTGTATGCACTGGAGCAAAAAAAGAAACAGAAGTTTATAGGGCAGTAACCAATTTGCATACCCTCTTGGAAGAAAAGAATTTAATGATTTACGAAAGCTAA
- a CDS encoding aspartate ammonia-lyase, whose amino-acid sequence MSQNIRIDKDSLGEVTVPENAYYGPFTARAKKQYQITKLPPHRNFVKSFIMIKKAAAMANENLGVLPSQIANAIISSCDEILAGKLSDQFVIETLNSGASTAFNMNCNEVIANRALEILGKPKGSYEIISPNDHVNMSQSSNDTSPTAIHISIILNCQELLKSLNQLICSIEKKAIDFKDDIKIGRTHLMDAIPVTMGDEFSSYLFALTKSKEFISRSLEQLYYVALGGTAVGTGANTPKGYQPLVVKNLSYISDLPLKPSPNLFYSLQSRLDVANCSSAIKNLAVELTKMSNDFRLMASGPTAGFAEITIPAVHAGSSIMPGKVNPSLSETLNMICYIVIGNDLSVTLASQAGQFELNVMLGGMVKSVLESTDMLTNFLPIFSKNMVDGIQINKQKLKSNVQKSPVLVTLLNPIIGYLKAAEVYKEAMSSNRTIKEVIIERKLMSEEEFDNALSREKLLS is encoded by the coding sequence ATGTCTCAAAACATTAGAATTGATAAGGATTCGTTAGGCGAGGTGACAGTCCCAGAAAATGCATATTATGGCCCATTCACTGCAAGAGCTAAGAAACAGTATCAAATAACAAAACTCCCTCCACATAGGAATTTTGTCAAGTCATTCATTATGATAAAGAAAGCAGCTGCCATGGCAAATGAAAACCTTGGAGTGTTACCGTCACAAATTGCCAACGCAATAATAAGTAGCTGTGATGAAATCTTGGCAGGAAAATTGTCTGATCAATTTGTAATCGAGACACTCAATTCGGGAGCAAGTACAGCTTTTAATATGAATTGTAATGAGGTAATTGCAAACCGGGCACTGGAGATCCTTGGCAAACCAAAGGGTTCTTACGAAATAATCAGCCCGAACGACCATGTGAATATGTCTCAGTCAAGTAACGATACCTCTCCTACAGCCATTCACATTTCCATAATCCTGAACTGTCAAGAGTTATTAAAATCGCTGAACCAATTGATCTGTTCAATCGAAAAAAAGGCAATTGACTTTAAAGATGATATTAAAATTGGTAGAACTCACTTGATGGATGCAATTCCCGTCACTATGGGGGACGAATTTAGTTCATACTTGTTTGCACTAACAAAATCGAAAGAATTTATCAGCAGGTCTTTGGAACAACTCTACTATGTCGCCCTTGGGGGCACAGCAGTGGGAACAGGTGCAAATACCCCAAAAGGTTATCAACCTCTTGTGGTGAAAAATCTATCTTATATATCTGATCTTCCGTTGAAACCATCTCCTAACTTATTCTATTCCCTACAAAGTAGGCTTGATGTTGCGAATTGTTCCTCTGCAATAAAAAATCTTGCCGTCGAATTGACAAAAATGTCAAATGATTTTAGGTTAATGGCATCAGGCCCTACAGCAGGATTTGCAGAAATCACTATTCCGGCCGTTCATGCAGGCTCCTCCATAATGCCTGGAAAAGTCAATCCATCTCTTTCTGAAACTTTGAACATGATTTGTTACATAGTAATTGGAAATGATCTTTCAGTAACTCTGGCATCTCAGGCTGGCCAGTTTGAATTAAACGTCATGCTTGGAGGGATGGTTAAATCAGTATTAGAATCTACAGACATGCTCACTAATTTTCTGCCCATATTCTCAAAGAATATGGTAGATGGAATACAAATAAACAAGCAAAAACTTAAATCAAACGTACAGAAGAGCCCTGTGTTGGTAACACTATTGAATCCCATAATAGGGTATTTAAAAGCAGCTGAAGTTTACAAGGAAGCCATGTCAAGCAATAGAACCATTAAGGAAGTAATAATTGAGAGGAAATTAATGAGTGAAGAAGAATTCGATAACGCATTGTCCAGGGAAAAACTTCTATCATAA